TGCTAACAGaccttttactttttctttttcttatcttttctaCAGCCCATTGTTTCAGCAATAGTTGCTTATCATGACCTAATCAGCAGCTCCTCCACACGACACCTGTCCTGCTGCTGAGTCATGACTGCATCACAAAGACCTGATGAGAAGTCATGTGTATACACACATTATGTAAATCCCAGTCCAGATCGTGATGattagaaaaacatattttcatgcTGAACCAGAAACATTTGCAAATTACTTTCCCTTTGATGTGAGAGCTTcaatgaccaaagaagaaacTGAGctcatgcccccccccccccacccccacccccacccctccaCATAGATCCACTATGTGTTTGTATCTGGCAGTGTAATGTGGTTAAAATCCTGCTGTTCACACCATCACATACAAAACCACAGAGATACTTTTTCACTGGGTCGGTGTGGTATTATGACCGTTTACATTTCTGTGGGAAAACAGACGTAGCTATATTATTTATCCCATCTGTCTCGTGAGCTTGGTCCAAGAGCTGTCAGAGCTGCTCTCACTTTTAACTTTTCTTACTGAGCATGGGAGTGAAAGAAGGGCTGGTTTTATATTCCTGCCATTGGTGAAAGATGAAATGTTTTTACGAAAGTAGAGGAAGCAAtaccacaaatacaaatacaaatactttgttccaagtaaaagtcctgggtACTAAAGTAAACTACCTTACCTGCTGCTGGATAGTTTCATATATCACCTGataatacattattattcaAACTTTCTCAGAGTTGCTCATCAGTTCAGAACttgggtaaatgtactttcTACATACCTAAATACTTTGTCACTGCACATGGTgcaaggaaaacatttttttttctctctgactAGACAGCTATGGGATTTACTGACATCAGTGGTGAGGcaggttttatttaaaacaaattgatactgccacctgctggtgaAAAGACAGATACACACACCGGCCATGGAGCTAGTAAAGGCTGCTGCAGCAGTACAGATAAAGGATACATTCAagacaaatattttaaataaaaagaatgtaATTTGCATGGGGAAAACTGGCATTTTTGCACACAAACATTTGATTACAAAACCCAAATTATAAACTAAATCAACACATTTGTTGCCAAAGAATATATTTATAGGATAAGGGAAAATACCACAATTGGTCTAAAGTCTTGAAATTTGGTATGGACATACTTAAACAACACTTTTATCAATATTCATTGTCAGTCTTTTCCTCAATTTTTCCAAAAAATCCTAAgactattgtttttattcaattatcaaaaatgcatatttttggaTTTTCAACTTGTCATGAGTTCAAGTATACCAATAACTAGATTGTTTCTTATAATATGCAATACAATAATGCAACCAAAAGCATCTTCAATATGTCACCTTGGCCTCTAAGAAATTATGATGGGCATTTTACAATAATTATTGTAACATcatagattattttatatataaaataaaataaaagataaataaaaataaaaataaaaataaaaataaaaataaaaataaaagccagTGTGTACCCCAGCTCAGCTGGGATCGGCCCCACTCCCCCGCAACCCGAGTtcggataatgaatgaatgaatgaatgaatgaatgaatgactgaatgaaataaaataaaataaaataaaataaattatcaggCAATAAACTGCCGTACTAACATGTGTAATGGATGAGACAAACCGAAGCAAAGGCCCCCGCTCTGTCTGACGCAATACTGAGGCGCCGGTTAGCGGTGAAATCTCAGGTCAGCTCGGAGTGTTTTTGGAGGACAGGTAATCATGGCCCTGAGGGTGATCCGGCTGATCATCCCGTCGGGAGCAGCTGCTGTTAATTCGGTTAACATTGCACAGAAGGTAAGAATTGAAACTATACGAACACTGACTGTTTATTCTCCTGCAAAACGCGTCAAAGTTTACAAGGACAAGCTAACTCTGCTAACTAGCCTGCTAGCTGTTAGCATCACACGGGCTGTCTGACGGTTTGTTTATCATGGTATTTAGAGCCTAAAGTCAAGAAAACAAGCTGTCCACACATGAgtacatgttatttttttttatagatgtaTCCATGACTATCCCAGTCAATAATGTCGAGATATCACCTTgtcagtgtgtttttagttAAGCTAACCTGTTTCAATGTTGCCATaaacagtagtgttcaaaataataacagtccaatgtgactaaccagattaatccaggtttttagtatattttttattgctacatggcataCAAGCTACCAATAGGTGCAGCAGataaccaacaagacccagcagtcgtacaactaaatattagtttcgtgattcacaggattgctaaatcctagaaacaaaaaagtttgtacaaaatggttttgagtttgtaaagtcaacggcacacactgctattttttttaacacacccctttcaactaattgcccaattgcacagccttaagagcgtgcatatcacgaatgttgggtcttgttggttttctgagaatctactgcacctactggtaaattgtttgccatgtagcaataaaaaatatatactaaaaacctggattaatctggttagtcacattggactgctattattatgaacactactgtacagaCTTCGAGCCATGCACTTACTTGTGGGTCTTTCCCTCACAGCCGGGGCTCGAACCGATGATGTGTCAACTGGTTTCCATCGAACTGGTTGTAGCTGTGGTCTGCGTCTTtcagcagattcgtcacatatttataaACAAATTACTGGTGATTTCCAAGTCGCACCATCTAACTAATGTGAAACATCTCGTTAAATGAATGAACATCCAcctatgaaaaaaagaaatgcatgaaaatgtaatttttgcaaGATCATTTGGAGCTGGATTCGAACTCACTACAGCAAAATTAAACGGGTCGCAAACCATCAACTATTGACAAATAAATACTCTAAACCGTGACAGTCTAACTCATACAGTACTGTCAGCAATGCCTCTCTCACCTCGGGAGTACctttatgaaaatatttttcaaacgTACAATGCTCATGCACATGTTTTTATGACAACTAGAtcgttcacactgtacacagtggacttcaaatacaactctcagtcctgccacatccagaaatactcggacgacactgcttTTGTGGCGtctatcaggaatggacaggaatctgaatatagggatctgataaaagccttcagtgactggagtcacaagtactatctcctactgaacacctcaaagactaaggaaatgatcatagatttccgcaggttcaagccccctcttcagccagtgaatacctgtggggtggacatggaggtggtgccaagttataagtatctaggtgtatacctggataatcaGTTGGACTGGTTCCTAAACACAGATGCTCTCTACAAGAAGAGCATCtgtttcttaaggaagctcagatctctggacatctgtagtaaggtgctgcagatgttttatcagtctgtggtggtagtgtgttgttttatgctgcagtctgctggggaggcagcatcagacacagagatgcaaggcggttggacagactggtcaaaagagctggttctgtggttggagccaggttggacacactggaggaggtggtgagatgcactgtcaagatgttcgaggccatcctgaaataccagaatcatccgctacacaaaacctttatggaccaaaaaaactgcagtggacggctcctctctctctgttgcaggatggaaagatacaaaagatccttctctcctacagccatcaggctgtctaattcttccagagattctaccagacacactgaatttcccctcggggataaataaagtaattttgttcgATTTGATTTAAAAACCAGTTGGGACACAACATCGTTGTTGCAGTGCTGTCACTAATTGTTTGGCAATATGCAGCCTACAgtttcaacacacacaaaaaaactgatcTTGAGGCTTTTGTCCCTGTGTCAAATCTAGTTTAAATCCTGTGGTATGTCAATTAAAATGATGACtccacatttttacaaataatttgCTTGCAGTAAACCTTGCAACAGGATAGTTAAGGAATAATTGGTTGTTCAGTTTTTGGGACTTTGGGCAAAATCTGGCTCTGGTCTGGTCTTAACCCCATGATatcaattaaagttgttttgttatttttgtcaaaCAGGCAGGTGTTCACACCAGCTCGGTGAGAAGCCTACGGTATGGCTGGTTGGCCTATGTTCTTGGTGAGCGGACGACGCCACGGTTAAAGCAGTACAGCAAAATCATCACCGTGGATGGAAACTTGGCATCAGGGAAAGGATTGCTGGCCCAGAAACTGGCTGACCATTTGGGTAAATATCTCTCTGTGGGGAACCTTCAGTGATTTCCTCAGGGTTTATactcatgcatgcatgcatgcaaaaaTATCAGTCAgccaatttatttttcattctcCATGGACATAACTGCAGTAAAGGACAGTACTTGTGTTGAAAACAATGACTCTGTATGTGCAGGGATGCTCTACATGCCTGAGTGCGACACTTTCTACATGGACAAGATGAGCGGAGAGAAGGTGCCACTTCCTGTCGACTACAACGGGATGTGCAGCTTGGAGAGGTTCTACTCGGACCCCAAAGCCGCAGATGGAAACAGCTACAGACTGCAGCTGTGGATGTACACCATGAGGCTGATGCAGTACTCCGACGCTATCGAACACCTGCTCACTACAGGTACCACTCACCTCACTGTCCAGTCAGGTCATCTACATGACAATTAGCAGATTTGTGCATATTTTACAAGCCATGTTTGTGGTTATAGCATGTATTTTTACTATCAAGATTATGATATCAATAGATTGATTTCAATTACATCCCGATCTTTTGTGTTTCAGGCCAAGGAGTGGTCCTGGAGCGTTCTCCCTTCAGTGACATGGTGTTCCTGGAGGCCATGTTCAAACAGGGATACATCAGGAAGGAGTGTGAGTATTTATTATCACCAACAGCAGATGGTCTTTATTTAGCCTCCCTCTTAAATATGACATCACAGATCAAGCACAAATATTAAAAGTCATTTTCTTGATTTCAGTATTAATAATTTCCTAATTTAGTTCTATTTTTCCATCTATTTGGTTTCACTTAGAAAGACAGAACCAAAGCTTTATAAGGCTTTATCTACCCATCACAACATTTTATCTATTTGTGCCGAAAAGATTTAAATATTCACAGTGACCTCTGGGGATTTGCAAGACAGGCCATGGGACTAAAGCACTTGATTTTGAGGGTTTTTAGTCTCCTATTTGTGCagtaaaaaagttaaatcagCCTGTGTGTTATTGCTATTTAATCTGTAATAGTTTTGATTAAAAGTGCTGTAGTAAATGAACATTGTGCAACatgttaaaggaaaattatttcatgttttatccaaaatgtatcaaatatttgTAGTATTATAATAGTATATAAGTAATATTtcttgaaaaaaactttttttttcttgtatgccTCCACAGTGAatggagaataaaaaaaacccattagaAAAGGTCTAGAGGCTAACTAAAAGGATCTTCTAATTATTTCCCCATGCTCTAGATTAAAGATGTTTTATCTTACCAAAACCCTGTTAAGTCCTCACCTCAAagacaaaatgtgcaaaaaaggcTTTCTCTCTGGGTAAATTCATGATAATTTGAAGTAAATGGATTCAGCTGTTAATAAGAGCAAAACTGTGTTAAAACATCTGCCTACAAATGGTGTGAGGCTGTTTGagcaaaagtgttttttaaatagtaaCACTTTAGcaaaaaatgcatgtgtttggtaAGTACTGAGCATACCACTGGATAAATGAGATACAGAACAGATGCTTTTatatgttgtcattttgtgaaacGCAGATCCCATTTACTTAGTTCACTGTAGAGGCACGGTGAGTAATTGAGGaagaaattgtgaaaaattCCTTTTATGTAAGTTATTGGTGTAGTTTAGACTAATGTATTTTACCCTCATGGTTAACGTTATTGTAAAATTGTTTTACAATTCGATTAAATTATTATCCTCCACACATTACTCAGGTCTTAATGAAATGTCCCGTGGCTCGCAGGTGTGGAGCACTACAATGAGATCAAAGGGATCAGCATCTGTGAGTTCCTGCCTCCTCACCTCGCCATCTTTATCGACCAGCCGGCTGAGGAGGTGCAGAAGAAGCTGAAACAGAGTGGCAAGGTAGCCAGACACTGAAACCACAGGAAACTGTCACCTCTGTCAAACACCGATTCTCTCTCATTcattaactttaaataaaagaTGGTGTGAAGTTGGATATTTTAATCCGGCTTcttgttaaatatttattcaaatataatgtgtttattCTCATCCCTCTGTTCAGAACGTGCCCCTGGCTTATCTGAAGAGCATTGAGGAGAGCTACAAGAAGTCTTTTCTGCCCCAAATCCGGTGAGAAGTTATGAAAAAACTGATCTCAAATCACTGTAAAATGACATAATTTTACATataatcttttgtgtttttcctttagTGAAACATCAGAGGTGCTCACTTATGATGCAACCCAAGCCCAAGATGTTGAAAGGGTAAGACTTTAATGTGCAGTAGCTGGTTGAATAAGTTTTCAGGTGTAATTTTGATGCCTAAAATCTATTTACTATTTGTGCAGACAGCTTATTTATTATGTGGCGTCCACAGGTGGCAGAGGACTTCGAGTATTTGAAGTTTGAAAAGGGGCCGTGGCTGGAGCAGAACGATGTTACCTACCACCACATGAGAATGCTGTGAGTTTTTGATTAATGTTAtaccttttttacatttatatgcaAATTACACAGGGGGAAGATCTCCAACAGGTGAAGTGAGATCCACAACCCTGGCCTCCGTTTGTCATACTCATTATGGATAATTATGCAAAGTACCCGAAACGAATCACACGGAGAACTTAAAATGCAGATTCATTCTGATTGCCTTTTATATCCTGAACTCCGATCATACATCAGCATACATCACACTGTGCTATGagctgattttttccccctttgctgtcattttctctgttttacagtgtggaagACAAACATTTGGTGGGATGCCTGACCCAGATACCCAGGTTCCTGCCGGAGATCACCATCGGGGCCCACGACTTTGATGAAAAATTCTATGCCTATAAAATGGTATGTAGAGGAAAATGTTCACTCTTACTTCCCGTTCTGTCAATGTGAACCCCATTACTAGTATTCATTCTGGTTTGATGCAGAAGTATCTGGCGTGGCATTGTTTAAGGCATATGCTGATTACATTACCACCACCCCCACTGTTGTtctgctttaaaaaatgaataaataaacatatcacAGGTCCAGAAGGCGAGTAACTGAAGTATTTAGGTCACAGCAAGAGTGATTTTCAAGATAGAAAGGTCACCTCATGCTCAAACTGAAGCCTATGAGCAAGGGAAGTTTTCTATATACAAGTGAGGTGGTGATATTCACcataaaatacttgaaaatatttttttttataagaagtcaatttttgttttataacaaTTTGTCAAGTGGACAGTGATTTTACTGGCAGATTGGGTGATATTTAACAATAGTGACACAGAAAGCCCCAGTATCTTATTGTGCTGCTCTTCCTgccaaatgtaattattttactaTGACGTTTACTATGACATAGtatgaataattactattatttatgtaattgtACTATCTTAATATTTGCATGTACATAATTTCCCCCATGACCAATCGCCCTGAGTTGGGGGTGCTCGTTATCACCTTGTGGTGGCCCAATGGATAGGCTTACAGGAAATAATGGTGAAAAAAAGGTAGCAAAAAACCTCCTGAGGGCTGGACCCAGCCAAAAGTATATCCTGCCTAGGTCATTTTTGCGTATCCGGGCCcatgttcattaaaaaaaaaaaaaatcctaactGTTAAGTACAAGAATGTTGTCAACACTGGGAGCGTTTCAGATGTGGAGTATTGTGTCTGAACGATTTTTTATATCGACCCTtttgaaaagtatttttctttttttttttcttttaaagatggCAAAAAATGCACACTTTCtcgtagaaagaaactttgaatttaaactttccaacagtccgtGAATGCATCAAAGGTTGCGgaagtaaccaaaacgaagcttaaaattacAACATTTCTTTCAGAATCCCTTTATTCTGATTCTCATTTAACTTTatcatgttaaaaacattaaattctcctcaggATACTGTAGATTTTATATAAGCCCAcagtgaggaaaatgtaaaaagaccaGAACACGTCCTGAaacggcttgttggggttcagaggggtTAAAAGCCTCCTTAAACACACATTTGTCATGACTGTACTGCTATGACTTGTTACTTATTGGCTGACACAAACACTGCTGTATCTCTGATAAATTAATACAGGGCGATGCATTATTCCGCCTTAAGTTCACTGTAAACACAGATAGAGAACGGATCATGTTTTGTAGCAGCACCAGTAAATTATAAAAGAGGTTGTTCTGCCTTTCTGCTGATCCCACAGTTCAGCTGAGAACATCCCTAATGAGACATTGCTTGCTGTTGGTTGGTAACATTAATTAGCTGTGTTGCAGGAGCTGCactttcattttatgttttgtcaTTAGCTGAGGATAAGTTTTGTGACGATCACTTTATTGAAACCTGGAAAATCATATTAAGGAAGCCCACCTTTTGTCCCCACTGCTCtactttatattaaaaaaaattctctacCCTTTGTCACGCAAAGCCTGTGCAGTACTCTCTGCGCGGTGTAACTAATTTCCTTCCGCTGAAATATTGACCGACTCATAGTTAAAAGAAGGCAAATGCCAAATATGGAATATTCTACAAGGCTTTTTGGTATCCTCTGTCTTGCAGTGAAACAGTTGGCTCTGACCTTTTCTGTTCATCGACTGGAGACTTTTTTGTTTCCCCTTTGCTGCAAAAATCAGGCTGCGTAATGCTACAGGAGGCTGCGACCTGACATTTAGTTCTGAGCCCGGATCTCAGTGGAGAGGAATGAGAACTGTGACACGTGTTGGCGTAATCTCCCTCGGCACACTCGAGTTGACAAAGTAAAGTCATGGAAGGACGTTTGTCACGCTGATGTATTACAGTGACCATTAAAATTTCtgaaaaaatcatgtttaacAGCCAAATATCCTGAAGGTATTCACTTCGAACTGTAACaagaaaatgtttgttactcACAAGATTTAACTGATTAAAAATGTAGGTAATTTCTGCTGATCAAATAAACAACTTTGCTacattacatgtaaattaaatgtCTTAATACCGAGTGCAGAAAATGTCAAATTGCATCTGAAAGCATCTAATCAAGATAAATTGCTCGCCTGCAGCTATTTAATTTAGAACAAATTAATCTGATATACAAACTTctgcatgggaaaaaaaaagatccaagtATCTCTTTgtgattttgctgtttttaaatgtgtttttttttttattaaacattttttgtccctgtagatcCGTGGGAAGAAGTATGCCCCTGGTTATAATGCAGACGTGGGAGACAAATACATCTGGTTGAAGTGAAGCTCTCTAATTGAACCCTCGTCATTATCCGATCGACACTGAGTGGACCACTTGTCCATTATTGATCCACTTCTCTCCTGTTGTACATCCTAAATAATATGTATGTATTAAAAGAATAAATTTTGAATCTAAGAACTATCTTGTGTTGTGTTCTCACTCTGCATGCTACAGATGATGGAGACATGAAACAAGGTCATGTCTCTCTTAtccataatttaaaaacaaagaaactggGAGACAGCTTGAACTGTCAGTTACTTTGAAACGAGACTCTGACTCCAGCTGTGTTTTAAACTCTGCTGTATGTCAGATACATTTTAGTTTTCTACACTGCTGTATTATTAAAGGAATGCAGAAAAAGTCTGTTGTGTTTGCTTCTGCCAGATTTAGAGCTCCAGAATaatcaatattaaataataagacATTTAGTAAATAGAACTGATTCAACAAAGTGCAAAAAACTcaagaaaggttttttttaagaagttGATATGCtgcaaacaaaatgcaataatttgcaaCCATTGCCACCAGTACAAAGAAAAAGATACATAATtctcaaactgggaaacttatttgatgcattctgttattTACACAGTGCCCAAACTTTCTTTTGGAATCAGGATCATATAATTTTTATCATCAAAGTTTGATTGAAAACCACAAactacttcaaaataaaaaatacatctgaACTCTGTTGGAGAGGTTGTGGATTAATAGGGGACTTCGCACATATTTTGGGACTGCCCAAAGCTGCAGTAGATTTCGGAGGATGTTCAGGGTGAGGTTGGGTCAGATGTCAtttagcacttttatccaaagcgatgtgcaaatgagagttaatacaacaacaaacaaagatgaagtcaagaaacaaccgATCTTGGGCATTAACTTACCTGTAGACCCAGCACTGCTTATTTTGGGTATAACTCCCGAGAATATGACAGAGCAAGGCTTGATTTCCTTATTCTGATTCTGCTTCTAATAGCCAAAAAGACAATAACATCCTCATGGCTGAAGCCAGAAGcataataaatggtaaatggacctgcacttataaagcgcttttctagtcgctttgcgaccactcaaagcactttacactacagactgcgctcattcaccctttcacacacacattcatactggtggcagaggctaccctaaacggtcccacctgctaccattgggaattcattcacacaccgatgaacacagcatcgggagcagtttggggttcagtatcttgctcaaggatacttcgacatgtaggctgcgatggtcagggatcggaCCACCGACCCTTCGGTTgagggccaaccaactctaccaactgagccacagccgcccccaaTAGTACAATGGAGAGACAGGGTAAAAATGTctatatcatgaaaa
This sequence is a window from Centropristis striata isolate RG_2023a ecotype Rhode Island chromosome 10, C.striata_1.0, whole genome shotgun sequence. Protein-coding genes within it:
- the ndufa10 gene encoding NADH dehydrogenase [ubiquinone] 1 alpha subcomplex subunit 10, mitochondrial yields the protein MALRVIRLIIPSGAAAVNSVNIAQKAGVHTSSVRSLRYGWLAYVLGERTTPRLKQYSKIITVDGNLASGKGLLAQKLADHLGMLYMPECDTFYMDKMSGEKVPLPVDYNGMCSLERFYSDPKAADGNSYRLQLWMYTMRLMQYSDAIEHLLTTGQGVVLERSPFSDMVFLEAMFKQGYIRKECVEHYNEIKGISICEFLPPHLAIFIDQPAEEVQKKLKQSGKNVPLAYLKSIEESYKKSFLPQIRETSEVLTYDATQAQDVERVAEDFEYLKFEKGPWLEQNDVTYHHMRMLVEDKHLVGCLTQIPRFLPEITIGAHDFDEKFYAYKMIRGKKYAPGYNADVGDKYIWLK